One Antiquaquibacter oligotrophicus genomic region harbors:
- the thrS gene encoding threonine--tRNA ligase, translating into MRVNGELKDLAATTADSDTVEPVTIDSPDGLNILRHSAAHVMAQAVQSINPEAKLGIGPPVEDGFYYDFDVEEPFTPEDLKAIDKEMSRIVRQGQRFQRRVVTEDEARQELADEPYKLELIGLKGAASGTAQFEDGESVEIGGGELTIYDNVDGKTGEVFWKDLCRGPHLPNTRMIGNGWALVRNAAAYWRGSEKNKQLQRIYGTAWPTKDELRAYQERQAEAAKRDHRKLGAELDLFSFPEEIGSGLAVFHPKGGIIRAEIENYMRERLRSHDYELVNTPHITKKHLFETSQHLNWYREGMFPPMHLDEETDAEGNVTRQGQDYYLKPMNCPMHNLIFRARGRSYRELPLRLAEFGTVYRYEKSGTLQGLTRVRGLTQDDAHIYVTEDQVKDEIARQLDFVFETLRGYGLTDFYLELSTRDPDKSVGTDEQWEVATETLREVAVDSGLELVADPGGAAFYGPKISVQARDAIGRTWQLSTVQLDFNQPELFELEYTAADGTRQQPIMIHRALLGSIERFFAILLEHYAGAFPVWLAPVQVVGIPVSEEHEEYLSDIIRRLKDAGVRAELDTSSDRMQKKIRTHTLQKIPYLLIAGAEDSANGSVSFRFRDGSQENGIPVDDAVARILDSIATKAQV; encoded by the coding sequence ATGCGCGTCAACGGCGAACTGAAGGACCTCGCGGCGACAACCGCAGACTCCGACACGGTCGAACCCGTCACCATCGATTCGCCCGATGGTCTCAACATCCTTCGCCACTCTGCTGCCCACGTCATGGCTCAAGCGGTGCAGTCCATCAACCCCGAGGCGAAGCTCGGCATCGGCCCGCCCGTCGAGGACGGCTTCTACTACGACTTCGACGTCGAGGAGCCCTTCACCCCTGAGGACCTCAAGGCGATCGACAAAGAGATGTCCCGCATCGTCCGTCAGGGCCAGCGCTTTCAGCGTCGTGTGGTGACCGAAGACGAAGCGCGACAAGAGTTGGCGGACGAGCCCTACAAACTCGAGCTCATCGGTCTCAAGGGAGCAGCATCCGGCACTGCGCAATTCGAGGACGGCGAGTCAGTCGAGATCGGCGGCGGCGAGCTCACGATCTACGACAACGTCGACGGCAAAACCGGAGAGGTCTTCTGGAAGGACCTGTGCCGCGGCCCGCACCTTCCGAATACGCGCATGATCGGCAACGGTTGGGCGCTCGTACGTAATGCCGCCGCCTATTGGCGTGGCTCTGAGAAGAACAAGCAGCTGCAGCGTATTTACGGAACGGCCTGGCCCACGAAGGACGAGCTGCGTGCGTACCAGGAGCGACAGGCCGAAGCGGCGAAGCGCGACCACCGCAAGTTGGGTGCCGAGCTCGATCTGTTCTCGTTCCCCGAGGAGATCGGTTCAGGCCTCGCGGTCTTCCACCCCAAGGGTGGAATCATTCGCGCAGAAATCGAAAACTACATGCGCGAGCGTCTTCGCTCCCACGACTACGAGCTCGTCAACACACCGCACATCACCAAAAAGCACCTCTTCGAGACGAGCCAGCACCTCAACTGGTATCGCGAGGGAATGTTCCCGCCCATGCATTTGGACGAGGAGACGGATGCCGAAGGCAACGTCACGCGTCAGGGTCAGGACTATTACCTCAAGCCCATGAACTGCCCGATGCACAATCTGATCTTCCGCGCGCGCGGACGAAGCTACCGCGAGCTGCCGCTTCGACTTGCCGAATTCGGAACCGTGTACCGCTACGAGAAGAGCGGAACGCTCCAGGGGCTCACACGTGTTCGCGGTCTCACTCAGGACGACGCGCACATCTACGTCACCGAGGATCAGGTGAAGGACGAGATCGCGCGTCAGCTCGATTTCGTGTTCGAGACCCTCCGCGGTTATGGGCTCACCGACTTCTACCTCGAATTGTCGACTCGCGACCCCGACAAGTCCGTCGGCACCGATGAGCAGTGGGAGGTCGCGACCGAGACCCTTCGCGAGGTGGCGGTCGACTCCGGACTCGAACTCGTGGCGGACCCGGGCGGTGCGGCCTTCTACGGGCCGAAGATCTCGGTGCAGGCTCGCGACGCGATTGGGCGCACCTGGCAGCTTTCGACGGTGCAGCTGGACTTCAACCAGCCAGAACTCTTCGAGCTGGAGTACACGGCGGCGGACGGAACGCGTCAGCAGCCCATCATGATTCACCGCGCGCTGCTCGGTTCCATCGAGCGGTTTTTCGCGATTCTGCTGGAGCACTATGCCGGCGCCTTCCCGGTGTGGCTCGCACCGGTGCAGGTTGTGGGTATCCCCGTCTCGGAGGAGCACGAGGAGTACCTGAGCGACATCATCCGTCGCCTGAAGGATGCCGGGGTGCGGGCAGAGCTCGACACCTCCAGTGACCGCATGCAGAAGAAGATCCGCACCCACACACTGCAGAAGATCCCCTATCTGCTGATCGCGGGAGCCGAGGATTCGGCCAATGGATCCGTGAGCTTCCGGTTCCGCGACGGTTCGCAGGAGAATGGCATTCCCGTGGACGATGCGGTCGCACGCATCCTCGACTCGATAGCGACCAAGGCCCAGGTCTAG
- a CDS encoding HIT family protein — MRDYDGTDLGEAEPASDFAAVPDAFQRLWTPYRIAYIKANSEQEPGAEGCPFCVAPTLSDEKALIVHRGEHAFVLLNLYPYNSGHLLVCPYRHVATYDEATADEVAEIGSLTQTAMRVLTETSGCHGFNIGMNQGRIAGAGVAEHLHQHIVPRWALDSNFFPIVAGTKAVPRLLGEVRAEIAAAWPQN; from the coding sequence GTGCGGGACTACGACGGAACGGATCTCGGTGAGGCCGAGCCCGCATCGGATTTTGCGGCCGTTCCTGATGCTTTCCAGCGACTGTGGACTCCCTATCGCATCGCTTACATCAAGGCGAATTCGGAACAGGAACCGGGGGCGGAGGGGTGCCCGTTCTGTGTCGCCCCGACGCTGAGCGACGAAAAGGCCCTCATCGTTCACCGGGGCGAGCACGCGTTTGTGCTCCTCAATCTCTACCCCTACAACAGCGGTCATCTCCTCGTGTGTCCGTACCGCCATGTTGCGACGTATGACGAGGCGACTGCTGACGAGGTGGCGGAGATCGGTAGCCTCACTCAGACGGCCATGCGCGTGCTGACAGAGACCTCGGGATGCCACGGCTTCAACATCGGCATGAATCAGGGTCGGATCGCGGGTGCGGGTGTTGCTGAGCACCTCCACCAGCACATCGTGCCCCGATGGGCGCTCGACTCGAACTTCTTCCCCATCGTGGCGGGGACGAAGGCGGTGCCTCGCCTTCTCGGCGAAGTCCGTGCCGAGATCGCGGCGGCGTGGCCACAGAACTGA
- the pdxS gene encoding pyridoxal 5'-phosphate synthase lyase subunit PdxS, translating into MSSHSNNTDGFGTTRVKRGLAEMLKGGVIMDVVTADQAKIAEDAGAVAVMALERVPADIRSQGGVARMSDPDLIDQIIASVSIPVMAKARIGHFVEAQVLEALKVDYIDESEVLSPADYVNHIDKWQFDVPFVCGATNLGEALRRITEGAAMIRSKGEAGTGDVSEATKHIRTITGEINALRSKTKDELYVAAKELQAPYELVREVAETGKLPVVLFTAGGVATPADAALMMQLGADGVFVGSGIFKSGDPAKRAAAIVKATTFHDDPSVIADASRGLGEAMVGINVADLPAPHRLAERGW; encoded by the coding sequence ATGAGCTCACACAGCAACAACACTGACGGTTTCGGTACTACGCGCGTCAAGCGTGGTCTCGCGGAGATGCTCAAGGGCGGCGTCATCATGGACGTCGTCACCGCCGACCAGGCGAAGATCGCCGAGGATGCCGGTGCTGTGGCCGTCATGGCTCTTGAGCGTGTGCCCGCCGACATCCGCTCCCAGGGAGGCGTGGCGCGCATGAGCGACCCCGACCTCATCGATCAGATCATCGCGTCGGTCTCGATCCCCGTCATGGCGAAGGCCCGTATCGGCCACTTCGTCGAGGCTCAGGTCCTCGAGGCACTCAAGGTCGACTACATCGACGAGTCAGAAGTGCTCTCGCCCGCGGACTATGTGAACCACATCGACAAGTGGCAGTTCGATGTTCCCTTCGTGTGCGGGGCCACGAACCTGGGCGAGGCTCTGCGTCGCATCACCGAGGGAGCGGCGATGATCCGTTCCAAGGGTGAGGCCGGCACGGGTGACGTCTCCGAAGCGACCAAGCACATCCGCACGATCACGGGCGAGATCAACGCTCTGCGGTCGAAGACGAAGGACGAACTCTACGTCGCGGCCAAAGAACTTCAGGCGCCTTACGAACTCGTGCGAGAGGTCGCCGAGACGGGCAAACTTCCGGTGGTTCTCTTCACCGCGGGAGGTGTAGCGACGCCGGCGGATGCTGCGCTCATGATGCAGCTCGGCGCAGACGGCGTCTTCGTCGGCTCCGGCATCTTCAAGTCTGGCGACCCCGCCAAACGTGCCGCGGCGATTGTCAAGGCGACGACCTTCCACGACGACCCATCGGTGATCGCTGATGCGTCCCGTGGCCTCGGCGAGGCGATGGTGGGCATCAACGTCGCAGATCTCCCCGCACCGCACCGGCTCGCCGAGCGTGGCTGGTAA
- the pdxT gene encoding pyridoxal 5'-phosphate synthase glutaminase subunit PdxT, protein MAGKPTVGVLALQGDYREHLAVLAELGARTVPVRRPSELAQVDGLVIPGGESTVMDKLSRQFDLAEPLVDAISAGLPVYGTCAGLIMLSNTVVDAIEGQQTLGGLDVVVRRNAFGSQVDSFETDLDIPALGEPPVHAVFIRAPIVESTGPSVDVLSALDDGRVVAVQQGPLLGTAFHPEITGDVRFHRYFLDRIIAA, encoded by the coding sequence GTGGCTGGTAAACCGACAGTAGGGGTGCTCGCCCTTCAAGGCGATTATCGCGAGCACCTCGCCGTGCTCGCCGAACTTGGCGCAAGGACCGTACCCGTGCGCCGCCCGAGTGAACTCGCTCAGGTCGACGGACTCGTCATCCCGGGCGGCGAGTCGACGGTCATGGACAAACTGAGCCGTCAGTTTGACCTCGCGGAGCCGCTCGTCGATGCAATCTCCGCCGGGCTTCCCGTGTACGGCACGTGCGCTGGACTGATCATGCTGTCGAACACCGTTGTCGACGCTATCGAGGGTCAACAGACCTTGGGCGGCCTCGATGTCGTTGTGCGCCGCAACGCTTTCGGTTCGCAAGTCGACTCGTTCGAAACCGATCTCGATATCCCCGCTCTCGGCGAACCGCCCGTGCACGCGGTGTTCATTCGCGCACCGATCGTGGAGTCGACGGGCCCCAGCGTCGACGTGCTGTCGGCGCTCGATGACGGCAGGGTCGTCGCTGTGCAGCAGGGCCCACTACTCGGGACAGCGTTCCACCCCGAGATCACCGGTGACGTCCGATTCCATCGCTACTTCCTCGACCGCATCATCGCTGCCTGA
- a CDS encoding YebC/PmpR family DNA-binding transcriptional regulator gives MSGHSKWATTKHKKAIIDQRRAKSFAKLIKNIEVAAKIGGADLSGNPTLVDAVQKAKKTSVPNDNIDRAIKRGAGLTGESVDYQTIMYEGYGPNGVALLIECLTDNKNRAAADVRTAMTRNGGTLADPGSVAYNFHRKGVISITKTDGVTEDDILEAVLEAGAEEVKDQGGGFEVITDPSQLVEARTALQNAGIDYDSADSEFVPGLSIDVDAETARKVFRLIDALEDSDDVQNIYSNFAVSPEVQTELDQD, from the coding sequence ATGTCAGGCCACTCCAAGTGGGCGACGACCAAGCACAAGAAGGCGATCATCGATCAGCGTCGTGCCAAGTCGTTCGCCAAACTCATCAAGAACATCGAAGTCGCGGCGAAGATCGGCGGAGCCGACCTCTCGGGCAATCCCACTCTCGTTGACGCGGTACAGAAGGCAAAAAAGACTTCCGTGCCAAACGACAACATCGACCGCGCGATCAAGCGCGGTGCCGGCCTGACCGGTGAGAGCGTCGATTATCAGACGATCATGTACGAAGGCTATGGCCCGAACGGTGTGGCCCTTCTCATCGAGTGCCTCACCGACAACAAGAACCGCGCTGCCGCCGACGTTCGCACCGCTATGACACGCAACGGTGGCACACTCGCCGATCCGGGCAGTGTCGCGTACAACTTCCACCGCAAGGGCGTCATCTCGATCACCAAGACCGATGGAGTGACCGAGGACGACATACTCGAAGCCGTGCTCGAGGCCGGCGCAGAGGAGGTCAAGGACCAGGGTGGCGGATTCGAGGTCATCACCGACCCGTCTCAACTCGTTGAGGCCCGGACCGCGCTGCAGAACGCGGGAATCGATTACGACTCGGCCGATTCCGAGTTTGTGCCCGGTCTCAGTATCGACGTCGATGCCGAGACGGCACGGAAGGTGTTCCGTCTCATCGACGCGCTCGAGGACTCCGACGACGTTCAGAACATTTATTCGAACTTCGCCGTGTCGCCCGAGGTTCAGACCGAACTCGATCAAGACTAG
- the ruvC gene encoding crossover junction endodeoxyribonuclease RuvC, whose protein sequence is MALRVLGIDPGLTRCGVGVVDVAPDRTASLVFVGVVRTPPELALERRLLAISEGISEVLEEFAPHAVAVERVFAQHNLRTVMGTAQASGVALQLAASRGLTVGLHTPSEVKAAITGYGSADKRQVASMVARVLHLDSPPKPADAADALALALCHAWRGSLAAPAMGDTTLTPAQRLWRDAEVASRRAVRS, encoded by the coding sequence ATGGCGCTCAGAGTCCTCGGTATCGATCCCGGGCTCACGCGATGTGGCGTCGGAGTGGTCGACGTGGCGCCCGATCGCACAGCGTCCTTGGTGTTCGTTGGAGTGGTGCGCACACCCCCCGAACTCGCACTAGAGCGGCGACTGCTGGCGATCTCCGAGGGCATCAGTGAGGTCCTCGAGGAGTTCGCCCCGCACGCCGTGGCCGTTGAGCGTGTGTTCGCTCAACACAATCTGAGAACGGTCATGGGTACGGCGCAAGCAAGTGGGGTGGCATTGCAGCTCGCGGCATCCCGGGGCCTGACGGTTGGTCTTCATACGCCGAGCGAGGTCAAGGCGGCCATCACCGGCTATGGCTCGGCGGACAAACGTCAGGTGGCGTCGATGGTTGCTCGTGTGTTGCATCTCGACTCTCCTCCGAAGCCGGCTGACGCAGCGGATGCCCTCGCGCTCGCTCTGTGTCACGCGTGGCGCGGATCCCTTGCCGCACCGGCCATGGGCGACACGACGCTCACGCCTGCTCAGCGGTTGTGGCGTGACGCCGAAGTCGCGTCGAGAAGAGCGGTGCGCTCGTGA
- the ruvA gene encoding Holliday junction branch migration protein RuvA — translation MIASVRGSVLVSAGTTVVIDVGGVGLSISTTPQNALALRVGMEATVHTALIVREDDLSLFGFATKDELDVFDLLRGVTGVGPKSALGVLATMTPAQIASAVDAEDDAAFRKVPGIGPKTAKLIIVSLAGKLAVASTVTEPVSSTPSSARDDVAVALVGLGWPERVAASAVEDALAVASAAEKDSVPALLRIALASLGPRS, via the coding sequence GTGATCGCGTCGGTCCGCGGGTCAGTCCTCGTGAGTGCTGGAACGACCGTTGTCATCGATGTCGGGGGAGTCGGGCTGTCGATCAGCACGACACCCCAAAACGCCCTTGCCTTGCGAGTAGGCATGGAGGCTACCGTTCACACGGCGCTTATCGTCCGTGAAGACGACCTTTCGCTGTTCGGTTTCGCGACGAAGGACGAACTCGACGTTTTTGACCTACTGCGAGGCGTGACCGGGGTAGGGCCGAAGAGCGCTCTCGGTGTTCTTGCGACAATGACGCCTGCGCAGATCGCGTCAGCGGTCGACGCCGAGGACGACGCCGCGTTCCGTAAGGTGCCCGGAATCGGACCCAAAACCGCGAAGCTCATCATCGTCAGCCTTGCCGGCAAACTCGCGGTCGCGTCCACCGTGACTGAGCCCGTGTCGAGCACGCCGAGCTCGGCTCGCGACGATGTCGCGGTTGCGCTTGTCGGGCTCGGTTGGCCCGAACGCGTTGCAGCGTCGGCCGTCGAGGATGCTCTCGCCGTTGCATCCGCAGCCGAAAAGGACAGCGTGCCGGCGCTCCTGCGCATCGCTCTCGCCTCGCTGGGCCCGCGGAGCTGA
- the ruvB gene encoding Holliday junction branch migration DNA helicase RuvB yields the protein MDVDAISSPDPESDQELAFEGALRPKSLDEFVGQTKVRGQLELLLKAAAMQNRAPDHILLAGPPGLGKTTLAIIVALESGKPLRMSSGPAIQHAGDLAAVLSSLVPGEVLFIDEIHRMARSAEEMLYLAMEDFRIDIMVGKGAGATSIPLELAPFTLVGATTRAGLLPNPLRDRFGFTAHLEFYDEPELERVLARAADLLGLELSGDSRAEIARRSRGTPRIANRLLRRVRDYELVHGGGASVAAVQAALELYDVDPLGLDRLDRAVMHAVLMRFDGGPVGLNTLAVSVGEEAETIESVVEPFLVRIGLLTRTPRGRVASREAWKHFGLRPPAASGAQPGLFDDDL from the coding sequence ATGGATGTCGACGCAATTTCGAGCCCCGATCCCGAATCGGACCAGGAACTCGCCTTCGAGGGGGCGCTACGACCGAAATCTCTTGACGAATTTGTCGGCCAGACGAAGGTGCGCGGTCAGCTCGAGCTGCTCCTTAAGGCTGCCGCGATGCAAAACAGGGCACCCGATCACATCCTGCTGGCCGGGCCGCCCGGACTCGGAAAAACGACGCTCGCCATCATCGTCGCGCTCGAGAGCGGCAAACCATTGCGAATGTCGAGCGGTCCGGCGATTCAACACGCTGGCGATCTCGCGGCAGTCCTCTCGTCTCTCGTGCCCGGTGAAGTTCTCTTTATCGACGAGATCCACCGCATGGCGCGCTCGGCCGAGGAGATGCTCTACCTCGCGATGGAGGATTTCCGGATCGACATCATGGTGGGAAAGGGCGCGGGCGCTACATCGATTCCGCTCGAACTCGCGCCATTTACCCTCGTCGGAGCCACCACGAGGGCTGGCCTCCTCCCTAATCCTCTCCGCGACAGGTTCGGATTCACCGCACACCTGGAGTTCTACGATGAACCCGAACTCGAACGAGTATTAGCCCGAGCCGCCGACCTCCTGGGTCTTGAGTTGTCCGGTGATTCGCGAGCAGAGATTGCCCGCCGCAGCCGCGGGACCCCACGAATCGCAAATCGTCTCCTCCGACGGGTGCGCGACTATGAACTCGTCCACGGCGGGGGAGCCTCAGTTGCCGCCGTCCAGGCCGCGCTCGAGCTTTACGATGTCGACCCACTCGGGCTTGACCGGTTGGACCGGGCCGTGATGCACGCCGTGCTCATGAGATTCGACGGGGGACCGGTGGGCCTGAACACCCTCGCGGTCTCGGTAGGAGAAGAAGCGGAGACGATCGAGTCGGTCGTCGAGCCGTTCCTCGTTCGAATCGGGCTGCTCACGCGCACACCTCGAGGCCGAGTGGCGAGCCGTGAGGCGTGGAAGCACTTCGGGCTGCGACCACCCGCGGCATCCGGTGCCCAGCCGGGCCTCTTCGACGATGACCTATAA
- a CDS encoding preprotein translocase subunit YajC: MDPLTIGMLAILAVLVFFMFRNSRKRKQQAEELSLKMVPGVRVMTSFGLFATLVSVDDIKNEAVLEVSPGVFVTVHKQTLAKAVEEAEGEPGEPRSVEEAMEIANREAAEREAAEAAAADTEEPAYGERIEPEKKPRSKKASE; the protein is encoded by the coding sequence ATGGATCCGTTAACTATCGGAATGCTTGCCATCCTGGCTGTGCTCGTGTTTTTCATGTTCCGCAATAGCAGGAAGCGCAAGCAGCAGGCGGAGGAGCTCTCGCTGAAGATGGTTCCGGGCGTGCGCGTCATGACCAGCTTCGGTCTGTTCGCGACCCTCGTGTCGGTTGACGACATCAAGAACGAGGCGGTGCTCGAGGTGAGCCCCGGTGTTTTTGTTACCGTCCACAAGCAGACTCTCGCCAAGGCCGTAGAAGAAGCCGAGGGCGAGCCCGGTGAACCGCGCTCGGTTGAAGAGGCGATGGAGATTGCCAACCGTGAGGCAGCGGAGCGCGAGGCGGCTGAGGCCGCCGCTGCGGATACCGAAGAGCCCGCGTACGGTGAGCGCATCGAGCCCGAGAAGAAGCCTCGGTCAAAGAAGGCCTCCGAGTAG